The Entelurus aequoreus isolate RoL-2023_Sb linkage group LG03, RoL_Eaeq_v1.1, whole genome shotgun sequence genome contains the following window.
AAAGGCATGAACAAATGTAAATCAAATATGTATATCATAAATAATTCATCATTTAAAATTAGAAATGAAAATATGGAAACACTCCATACATTTAAAACAGATTTGAAAAACACCGTTTTGTATCAGCATAACACTGAATTATGGATATCCTTATGTTTACTGTAAGTAATATGTTTTGTACGGTTTACATTTCTAAAATGAATGAAATAGTCAAAAATAAAATGgatataaaataaaatgatgtttcACTTCCCACATTTTCCATCGAACTACTTATTTTTCTTTATAAATATGTTACACAATGTTGTATATTAATGCATGTAGTAGACGGAAATAAAATCCCTCATCTAAAATATTCCAATCTATAAATGGTAGCAACATATTAAACAGGATAGCGTCCCACACGACGATGATGTCACATGTTATCTGTGGTGATGTTGTTAGAACATTCTGcagcttcatttgctgctgctgttctcaccagcacacttgtgtttgttaCATTGGTCCCTAGAAAGGAACATTTCACCACAcgcactgcaactcaacactttctcagcGTGCATTTCCATGTGTTCTTTCAAATCttgactttgtacaaaacctttaccacagacgtAGCAGATAACAGGTTTTTCTCCGGTGCGTCGATTCATGTGTTTTACGAGTGCTGATCGGTCCGCAAAGCTTTTGTTGCAGCATGAACAGGAATATGGTTTTTCGCCGGTGTGCGTTCTCATATGTAATGTAAGTTTGGATTTTTCTGCAAAGCTTTTCCAGCAGTTGGAACAGGaatatggtttttcaccagtgtgtgttctgtgGTGAATTTCCAATTGTTGTTTTCGGGGGAATCTTTTCTTACAAATGATGCACATGAATGGTTTGTCTCCAGTGTGTGGAGTCATAAATGCTTTCAAATCGGTATTTTGTGTAAAATCTTCACCGTGGGTTGAAGATGAGCACGTTTTTTCTGCAGTGCTTTTTCTTGTGTGTGCTTTCAAATGATGCTTTTGAGAGAATGTTTTACCACAAATTGAGCACATGTACGGTTTTTCACCGGTGTGCGTTCTTATGTGAATTTTCAAATGTTCCTTTCGGGAGAATATTTTCTTACAAattgagcacatgaatggtttgtCTTCAGTGTGTGGAGTCATATATGGTTTCAAATCGGTATTTTGTGCAGAATCTTCACCGTGGGTTGAAGTCAAACACGTTTTTTCAGCAGTGCTTTTTCTAGCGTGCGCTTTCAAATGCTGCTTTTGAGAGAATCTTTTACCACAAATTGAGCACATGTACGGTTTTTCAccggtgtgcgttctcatgtgtagcACAAGCGTTGCCCTTTCTCCGAAGCTTTTGTTGCAACTTGAACAGGaataaggtttttcaccagtgtgtattcttaTGTGAACTTTCAATTGTTCTTTCCGGGAGAATCTTTTACTACAAaatgagcacatgaatggtttttcaccagtgtgcgttCTGACGTGTATTTTTAAATGACAATGATATTTGAAAGTTTTGCCACAGTGAGAGCATTTATAGTGTGTGATGTCAGTGTGACATGACatgtcatcatcagtgtcaggagagtgtgacgttgtgtcgtcactatctgacagcggagctaagagcttgtctgctggtgatcctccacagtggtcttcaTCAGCTTCTGTTTTCATGTGTTGAATTGAGCTGCTGCTTGAAGGCTCCACCTCTCTCTCCTCcttactttcacctttgacctcatcttcactcttcacagtcaatggcatcttggtgacatcaacctcctccagtccttcaTTATGCTCTCCTtcttgactgatgctgtgttcctcctcttcctctttaatgtgaggggtctGTTTCTccgcctcttcctctttaatgtgaggagGCTGtggctcctcttcctctttaaagtggGGGCGCTGTGGTTTTCCCTGCTCCATCCTGCAGGTCCACTCCAGCTGCTCAGGGAGAAGATGTTCTTTACAGacatctgcaggacacaagaagacaaacacatgTTTTAGAAAAGTCCAGCGTTGCTTcccagctgacaactgtcattttgttgatatatgtaattgTGCTTACTAGAGGTGCAACAGGAAAGGTAACCCGTGCTACGGTCCGTACCTGGTTTTAGGGCCACAGTTTTCCTTCCTTTTCGGTACGTTTTGTTGGGGTAAACAGAACAACTTTTCTTCCTCTCAAAGTTAGTTAGTTtgttttgcttgtcatcacaaacattcagCAGTACACCAAGTATCAGTGCTGTACTATATATTATAatacttttatttcaagttaacatttactatacaacactttcatgtggtatatttttatttacattctttaattacttgtacacaaacaaactcaaaaatgatttGAACAAACATAGTTTTTAGTACATATTATATCAAAGGAGTTGAGTCTTTGCAGACACAAACACAAAGTCTGATTAAACAATATTTATCACGATCACAgtcatataatcgcccagcctTGATACacgcattacatatatatatatatacatatatatatatatatatatacatatatatatatatatatatatatatatatatatatatacatatatatatatatatatatatatatatatatatatatatatatatatatatatatatatatatatatatatatatatatatatacatacatacatacatatatacatatatacagtatatacatatatatatatatatatatatatatatacaaaccccgtttccatatgagttgggaaattgtgttagatgtaaatataaacggaatacaatgatttgcaaatccttttcaacccatattcagttgaatgcactacaaagacaagatatttgatgttcaaactcataaactttgttttttttttgcaaataataattaatttagaatttcatggctgcaacacgtgccaaagtagttgggaaagggcatgttcaccactgtgttacatggcctttccttttaacaacactcagtaaacgtgtgggaactgaggagacacatttttgaagcttctcaggtggaattctttcccattcttgcttgatgtacagcttaagttgttcaacagtccgggggtctccgttgtggtattttaggcttcataatgcgccacacattttcaataggagacaggtctggactacaggcaggccagtctagtacccacactcttttactatgaagccatgttgatgtaacacgtgacttggcattgtcttgctgaaataagcaggggcatccatggtaaagttgcttggatggcaacatatgttgctccaaaacctgtatgtacctttcagcattaatggtgcctttacagatgtgtaagttacccatgccttgggcactaatacacccccataccatcacagatgctggcttttccactttgcgcctagaacaatccggatggttcttttcctctttggtccggaggacacgacgtccacagtttccaaaaacaatttgaaatgtggactcgtcagaccacagaacacttttccactttgtatcagtccatcttagatgatctcaggcccagcgaagccaacggcgtttctgggtgttgttgataaacggttttcgccttgcataggagagttttaacttgcacttacagatgtagcgaccaactgtagttactgacagtgggtttctgaagtgttcctgagcccatgtggtgatatcctttacacactgatgtcgcttgttgatgcagtacagcctgagggatcgaaggtcacgggcttagctgcttacgtgcagtgatttctccagattctctgaaccctttgatgatattacggagcgtagatggtgaaatccctaaattccttgcaatagctggttgagaaacgtttttcttaaactgttcaacaatttgctcacgcatttgttgacaaagtggtgaccgtcgccccatccttgtttgtgaatgactgagcatttcatggaatctacttttatacccaatcatggcacccacctgttcccaatttgcctgttcacctgtgggatgttccaaataagtgtttgatgagcattcctcaactttatcagtatttgttgccacctttcccaacttctttgtcacgtgttgctggcatcaaattctaaagttaatgattatttgaaaaaaaaaaaaaagtttatcagtttgaacatcaaatatgttgtctttgtagcatattcaactgaatatgggttgaaaatgatttgcaaatcattgtactccgtttatatttacatctaacaccatttcccaactcatatggaaacagggtttgtatatacacatatatatacacatatacatacatatatatgtattataatatatatatatacatatatatacacacatatctacacatatatatatatatatatatatatatatatatatatatatatatatatatatatatatatatatatatatacatacatatagatgtacatatatatacatatatatgtatatatattataatacatatatatgtgtgtgtgtatatattataatacatatatatgtgtgtgtgtatatatatatatatatatatatatatatatatatatatatatatatacacacacacacacacacacatatatatgtattataatatgtatatatatatatatatgtacatactgtatatatatatgtatatatatatgtatatatgtatatttatatatatatgtaaatatgtatatatatatatatatatacatatatatatatatatatatactgtatatatacacatacatacatacatacatacatacacacacatatatatgtattataatatgtatgtatatatatatatgtacatactgtatatatatatatgcatatatgtatatttatatatatatgtaaatatgtatatatatatatatatatatatatatatatatatatatatatatatatatatatatatgtacatatttatgtatgtacatatgtatgtatatatatatatatatatatatataaatatatatacactgtatatatacacatacatacatacatacacacacatatatatatatatatatatatatatatatatacactgtatatatacacatacatacatacatacatacatacacacacatatatatatatatatatatatatacacacacacacacacacacacacacacacaaatacatatatacatatacgagggcataattaaaaaatatatatccttTTATCAAATGTGAATGAAAATTAATCACATCCGGGTTAAGCTTTAGCGTGGATGTGATTGACGTGCGTATTTGTTACACCGTCTGTGATCACAATGAGTGGCGGCCACTTTCGCttcaaaacaaaacttttgataaaactgaggtaacttgttggtattgcagcgacaaatctagcgactTCTCCCGGGTATATTGGGAgacttttttgtgtcttggagactctgAGGCAAAAACAAGCAGCAGTCACCTTCCTCGGCAAGCAGTGACGGACGGCTACATCGACAACAAACAGAAGAAAACGCCACGCTGGCAAAGTTTACTGAGTCATTGTTGTCAAAAAAAAAGTACCACAGTTAATTTAAACAATGCCTTTGCTAAACGGATAGCCACTGCATGCAGGACACCTAACATATCTGAAGACCAAGTATTgcaagaagatgtcattcatatTACCACTACCAACTGCAGCAAAGATACACCAACTCTACTACACAAACAGAAGCATCCATTTGTAACTACCAATTGAATACACATTTATTTTGCTTAGTGGAGAACGTTGGACATCTGTAAGTCATCACAACGAGCTGGGGtcgcattgtaccaaaaaaaacaaaactcagcatTGCCATCTGAAAATGTTTGTTTCAACAACTGTttaaactatccatccattttctaccgcttgtcccttccggggtggcggggggtgctgcactTTCAGCTAGCTAGCTTTTCTCAAGGATAGGTTGGCTCTACGACAGAGCCGTGTCTGCCAGTCAGAGCAGAGTAACTTCGTAACTTTAGAcgctgcggacacgtttgtttgcgttagctgtagcgagcagactagcccagcttgtagcagcccGAAGTGGCCTACAAGCAACGGTGAACCAGTTAGGACGTATAATTAATGTAGCCCTTGAGttggtcctacaccccagtctccTGGACACAAACACcttttagtcataggggactccatcacccgggacatacagcttagtaaaccagccataGTTAAGTGTATCCCAGGGGcccgactagggatgtccgataatatcggactgccgatatcatcggacgataaatgctttaaaatgtaatatctgaaatgatcggtatcataattatcggtatcggtttcaaaaagtaaaatgtatgacattttaaaacgccgctgtgtacacggacgtagggagaagtacagagcgccaataaaacttaaaggcacttcctttgcgtgccggcccagtcacataatatctactgctTTTCACGTTCAcaaattaatgcaaggcatacttgttcaacagccatacaggtcacactgaggatggccgtataaacaactttaacactgttacaaatatgcgccgcactgtgaacccacaccaaacaagaatggcaaacacatttcgggagaacatccgcaccgtaacacaacataaacacaacagaacaaatacccagaagcccttgcaacaccccccaaccccccaaccacctcaacttcctcatagtctcttccaagctgttttgaggcatgttaaaaaaaataatgcactttgtgacttcaataataaatatggcagtgccatgttggcatttttttccataacttgagttgatttattttggaaaaccttgttacgttgtttaatgcatccagcggggcatcacaacaaaattaggcataataatgtgttaattccacgactgtatgtatcggtatcagttgatatcggtatcggtaattaagagttggacaatatcggaatatcagatatcggtaaaaaagccattatcggacatctttaattaggaccatcagtgcgaAATATTAACTTATCACATCCCTCTGTTTTCATACATAAACAAGGGTGATAGTTTTTTAacactttgcctttcctttctgggcagcacggtggaacaggggttagtgcatgtgcctcacaatacgaag
Protein-coding sequences here:
- the LOC133645550 gene encoding gastrula zinc finger protein XlCGF57.1-like codes for the protein MCERTKAEYKEEVCPTKEEKERQHQLLDAVFKEHQLVLHTTDVCKEHLLPEQLEWTCRMEQGKPQRPHFKEEEEPQPPHIKEEEAEKQTPHIKEEEEEHSISQEGEHNEGLEEVDVTKMPLTVKSEDEVKGESKEEREVEPSSSSSIQHMKTEADEDHCGGSPADKLLAPLSDSDDTTSHSPDTDDDMSCHTDITHYKCSHCGKTFKYHCHLKIHVRTHTGEKPFMCSFCSKRFSRKEQLKVHIRIHTGEKPYSCSSCNKSFGERATLVLHMRTHTGEKPYMCSICGKRFSQKQHLKAHARKSTAEKTCLTSTHGEDSAQNTDLKPYMTPHTEDKPFMCSICKKIFSRKEHLKIHIRTHTGEKPYMCSICGKTFSQKHHLKAHTRKSTAEKTCSSSTHGEDFTQNTDLKAFMTPHTGDKPFMCIICKKRFPRKQQLEIHHRTHTGEKPYSCSNCWKSFAEKSKLTLHMRTHTGEKPYSCSCCNKSFADRSALVKHMNRRTGEKPVICYVCGKGFVQSQDLKEHMEMHAEKVLSCSACGEMFLSRDQCNKHKCAGENSSSK